One Bos indicus isolate NIAB-ARS_2022 breed Sahiwal x Tharparkar chromosome 10, NIAB-ARS_B.indTharparkar_mat_pri_1.0, whole genome shotgun sequence DNA window includes the following coding sequences:
- the RNASE13 gene encoding probable inactive ribonuclease-like protein 13, producing MAPLVAQLLFLQVVLGTALLENIKTQLAIKNFRTLHVDYPKVTYAQGFQGYCNGLMSYVRGRQESWYCPRIHYVLHAPWTVIWKFCKYSESFCENYNEYCTLTKDSIPLTICSLYPRQPPTSCRYNSTLTNQRLYLLCSEKYDGEPIDIIGLY from the coding sequence ATGGCACCACTTGTGGCCCAGCTCCTCTTCCTCCAGGTTGTTCTAGGGACAGCTTTGCTTGAAAACATCAAGACTCAGCTTGCCATCAAGAACTTCCGTACCTTACACGTTGACTATCCCAAGGTTACCTACGCCCAAGGTTTCCAAGGTTACTGCAATGGTCTGATGTCCTATGTTCGGGGCAGGCAAGAAAGCTGGTATTGCCCAAGGATCCATTATGTCTTACATGCCCCTTGGACAGTCATCTGGAAGTTCTGCAAATACAGTGAGAGCTTCTGTGAGAATTACAATGAATACTGCACGCTCACCAAGGACTCCATCCCGCTCACAATTTGCTCCCTGTACCCCAGACAGCCGCCGACCAGCTGCCGTTACAACAGCACCCTGACCAACCAAAGGCTCTATCTGCTCTGCTCTGAAAAGTATGATGGTGAACCCATAGATATCATTGGCCTCTACTAG